In Oceanicoccus sp. KOV_DT_Chl, the DNA window CGCTCCCCGGATTAAGTCAGTAAAAGTTGAGCCACCTGCTGAGCGCGCTGCTGGTATTAAAGTCGCGTCAGTAGCTGAATTGGTCGAAAAACTGAAAAATGAGGCGAAGGTGATCTAATGAGTATTTTAATTCTTGCTGAACACGATAATGTCTCGATTAAAGGGGCTACTTTAAGCACGGTTGCTTGCGCCAATGCTATTGGTGGTGATGTGGTTGTGCTGGTTGCTGGTAGTGATTGTGCCGCTGCTGGAACTGCTGCTGCAGCGATTGCCGGGGTCAGTAAAGTGCTGGTAGCTGATAACGCTGCTTATGCTAATCAACTGGCTGAAAATGTCAGTTTGTTAGTTGCTGAGCTGGGTAAAGATTACAGTCATATTTTGGCTGCGGCGACCACGACGGGTAAAAATATTTTGCCTCGTGCGGCTGCTTTGCTGGACGTTGCTCAAATTTCTGAAATTATTGCAGTTGAAAGTGCTGATACGTTTAAGCGTCCTATTTACGCAGGTAACGTTATTGAAACTGTACAGACTGCTGATGCCATCAAAGTTATCACTGTACGTACTACTGCCTTTGATGCGGTCGCTGCTGAAGGTGGTTCTGCTGCAGTAGAAACGGTTGCTAGTGCGCACGATGCAGCGCTTTCATCTTTCGTTGGAGAAGAAGTTGCTGTTAGTGATCGCCCTGAGCTGACCTCTGCTGGAGTCATCATCTCTGGTGGTCGCGGTATGCAGAATGGTGAAAACTTTGCCATGCTGGAGCGCGTTGCCGATAAATTGGGTGCCGCTGTTGGTGCATCACGTGCTGCAGTTGACGCTGGATTTGTACCTAACGATATGCAAGTAGGTCAGACCGGTAAGATCGTTGCTCCAGACTTGTATATCGCTGTAGGTATTTCAGGAGCTATCCAGCACTTGGCGGGTATGAAAGACTCTAAAGTTATAGTTGCAATCAATAAGGACGAAGATGCTCCAATCTTCCAGGTTGCCGATTATGGCTTGGTGGCTGACTTGTTTGATGCCGTACCTGAGTTAGAAAACGCGTTATAATTACGCGCTTCCTCAATAAAAAAACCCAGCTAATAGCTGGGTTTTTTTATTGCTTATATTTATCGTTTTAGGTATCAATCCCTGCGCAATTTATCCGAGACTGCAATGGGGGTCATGCAATTAAAAATAACAATATAAGATGAAATGATAAAAGTAATGATCGCAGTGGCTTGAATCAAGTGCGAGGCTTCTGTGCCAATCAGTGAAGTGCCAGCCGCTACATAGGCGATCAACAGTGAAAACTCGCTAATTTGGCCTAGCCGGAAGCCTATATCCCAGGCCAATAGTTTTCTTTCACTTACATTGCGCAGCAAGCCGTAATACGTGATGGGTTTAATGAGTAGAATTAATACTGCCAGCACCGCTGCAGGCACTAATATATCTGCTAATAAAGTCAAATCAAAACGCGCGCCCAGTGAAAAGAAAAATAATACTAAAAAGAAGTCCCGTAAAGGTTTTAAATTGACCGCAATATATTGTGATATGGGGCTGGTAGCTAAAGATATGCCAGCGATAAATGCGCCAATCTCGGCCGATAAGCCAACTGCATGTGCCGCCTCAGCCAAGCCGAGGCACCAGCCAATTGCCAGCAGAAATATATATTCATGAAAACGATCAAATTTTTGAATGAGATTAAGTAATATATATTTTACAAATAGCACAGCAAAAGCGATAAACAAAGGCAGCGCAATAATGGTTTTGCCCAGGATCATTAAATCGAACTCACCTACATCGCCGCTTAATAAAATAAGCAGTACAAAAATAGCGATTACATCCTGAATTAATAACAGGCCAATCATCATTTCACCCATATGCCGATGATGCAGTACGGTAGTGGGTAATAATTTGATCCCTATAATGGTGCTGGAAAACATCATTGCCGCACCAATTACCATCGCTTCAGCATGAATAAAGCCAAACAGCCAGGCGACGGCATAACCAATTGCTGCAAACACAACAGAACTAATAATGGCAACCCAGGAAGCTTTTTTAAGGGTGCTGAGTAATGCTTGCGGCTGCATGTCTAGCCCTAGCAAGAACAGTAAGAAGATAATACCGAATTGAGCAATGTCGGATAACAGTTGCAAATCGGTAACGTAGGCTAGCCCATAAGGGCCAATTAGGGCGCCTAAAATAATATAAGCAATGAGCATAGGTTGGCGGGTATAGAGTGCTACCGAGGCTAATACGGCAGCACCGGAAAAGATCAGGAAAAAAGCAAATGTAATGCTGCTGGTATCCATAGGGTTTTAAGTACAAAAGTGTGTTGGCAATCAGTTTACGTTAAAGCAAAAAAAAGGCCACTATCAAGTGGCCTTTAATGTATTAGCGTCTTCGAAATAGTGGTTCGGGTTGGTCGATTGCAGCTTGATAGCTGTTGGAAAAGTCTGTAAAGCTACTTAGCGCTGCATCCAAATCCGTATTGCTTACAGCGAAACTGTTAAAGCCACAGCGTTTTAAAAAGTACAGCTGATCGCGAATAATACCACCAATTGCTCTTAGTTCACCGCAGTAGTGGTGTGTTTCGCGAAGTTCTCGACCATAGGAAAAACCACGACCATCAGCGAAAGCAGGGAAGTTAATCGCGATCAACTGAAACTGCTCGAGACTGCTGGCGATAAGTTTGGGGGATTCATCACTGTCTAACCAGATCCCCAGTTGTTCGCGGCCAGCAAGTTGGTCTTTATGGGTGTTCCACAGCGCTAGCGGAATAATAACAGCACCAGCTGGAATCTCTGTGGCATCTGCAGCAAGTAATTGCCACTGGTCATCAATAACAGCGCCGTCTTTAATGATTTTATTTGGCATAAACTTTCTCCTTAAATGGGTCAAGGCCGATACGGCGGTAGGTATCGAGAAAGGTTTCTTCTTCGGTCCGTTGCTCTACATAGAGGTTAAGAATCGTTTCTATGACGTTCGGAACATCTTCTTGTGAAAAAGACGGGCCAAGAATCTTGGCAATTGAGGCGTCACGATCCTGGCTGCCACCTAAACAAATCTGATAGAACTCCTGGCCTTTTTTATCCACACCTAAAATACCTATGTGACCAATATGGTGGTGACCACAGGCATTCATGCAGCCAGAAATATTCAGATCGATTTCGCCGAGATCGTAAAGGTAATCCTGGTCATCAAACTTGCGTTGTATGGCTTCTGCTATTGGAATGGATTTGGCGTTAGCCAATGCACAGAAATCACCGCCAGGGCAGCAAATCATATCGGTAAGATAGTTAATATTGGCTGTGGCCAAGCCATTAGCTTGAGCCTGTTGCCATAAGGCAAATAATTGATCTTTGCGTACATGTGCCAGAATTAAATTCTGCTGGTGGCTGGCTCGGATTTCACCAAATGAAAATTGATCGGCCATATCGGCAATGGCTTCCATTTGGGCATCGGAAACGTCGCCTGGGGCATAGCCGGTAGACTTAAGTGATAAGGTCGCAATGCTATAACCGGGTGCTTGGTGTTCGGTGGTATTGCGCTTTAACCAGTTACCGAAGATAGGGTTTTGTTCAGCTTGCTTTTGCAGTGCCTGGTTGGCTGCTGCTTCATCTATCTCGGCGTAATCCGGTGAATGGAAGAACGATTGGGCATAGCTGAACTCTTCGTCAGTCAATGTAGATGGCCCATCTTTGAGTACAGCCCATTCCTGCTCTACGGCTTCACGAAAGGCCTCTATGCCCATTGCCCGAACCAGGATTTTGATTCTTGCTTTATATTTGTTATCGCGGCGCCCTTGCTGGTTGTATACGCGTAATATTGCGTCGAGGTAAGTGATCAGGTGCTGCTTGGGTAAAAAGTCGATAATCTCGGTACCAATCACTGGGGTACGGCCCAAACCGCCACCGACTAGAATTTTGAATCCAGTTTCGCCAGCGGCATTGTGCACCACTTCTACACCAATATCGTGCATGTGAATGGCTGCCCGATCGGCGGCTGATGCACAGACTGCAATTTTAAATTTACGTGGTAAGAAAGCGAATTCAGGGTGGAAAGTTGACCACTGGCGAATGATTTCGCAATAGGGGCGGGGATCTTCTATTTCATCCGCGGCAGCGCCGGCAAATTGGTCAGTGGTAGTGTTACGTATACAGTTACCGCTGGTTTGAATGGCGTGCATCTGTACCGTGGCAAGTTCCGCCAGTATCTCAGGTACTTCTTCTAATTGAGGCCAGTTTAGCTGCAGATTTTGGCGAGTAGAGAAATGACCATAGCCTTTATCGAAATTTCGGCTAATCTCGGCGAATTTACGCATTTGGGTGCTATTGAAAGTACCGTAAGGAATAGCGATACGTAACATCGGCGCGAGCCGCTGCACATAGAGTCCGTTTTGGAGTCGCAGAGGCAGGAATTGCTCATCGGTGATGTCACCGGCTAAATATCGCTCGGTTTGATCGCGGTACTGCTGAACCCGTTCATCGACCATACGCTGGTCGTATTCATTGTATATATACATGGTAATCGCTGATGCTGTTGAAAATGACGCGCAATGATACTAAAAAAGTCTCCGCTGGGCGAGCTAACTATCTATAATCTAACGGTTTATCCTAATAATGCTTATTCTCTTTACCGATATAGAGAGTCGCTGTTTTGTTGTTTGCTGCTTTTGATTTGTTGCTATGCTGCTATAATGCCGCCAGCAAAAATGGCGCTGGAACTGACTCCGTTAGTTCCCATAGAAAATATCTTATCCAGATGAAATGAGGAATCTAGTATGTCTGAGCAACAATCGAATCTAAATGATGGCATCAACGATGCTATTGCCGCTACAGCCATTATTGCCCTGGTGGTTGTTACTGTCACATATTGGCTGAGCGGTATGCCAAGCTAGCTAAAAGTCAGGCATAAAAAAACGGCGAAGTAGTTAAGCTACTTCGCCGTTTTTTTATGCCTTGTTACGCTTCATAATCCAGCACTGGTGAGAGCCAGCGTTCGAGTTCGGCCTGCGGCATGCCTTTACGCTCTGCTAAACTTGCAACCTGATCCTTACCAATTTTACCGGTGGCAAAGTAGCGTGAATCCGCATGCGAATAGTAAAATCCGCTTACCGCTGCTGTTGGCGTCATTGCAAAGTGTTCAGTGAGGC includes these proteins:
- a CDS encoding nitrite/sulfite reductase, which translates into the protein MYIYNEYDQRMVDERVQQYRDQTERYLAGDITDEQFLPLRLQNGLYVQRLAPMLRIAIPYGTFNSTQMRKFAEISRNFDKGYGHFSTRQNLQLNWPQLEEVPEILAELATVQMHAIQTSGNCIRNTTTDQFAGAAADEIEDPRPYCEIIRQWSTFHPEFAFLPRKFKIAVCASAADRAAIHMHDIGVEVVHNAAGETGFKILVGGGLGRTPVIGTEIIDFLPKQHLITYLDAILRVYNQQGRRDNKYKARIKILVRAMGIEAFREAVEQEWAVLKDGPSTLTDEEFSYAQSFFHSPDYAEIDEAAANQALQKQAEQNPIFGNWLKRNTTEHQAPGYSIATLSLKSTGYAPGDVSDAQMEAIADMADQFSFGEIRASHQQNLILAHVRKDQLFALWQQAQANGLATANINYLTDMICCPGGDFCALANAKSIPIAEAIQRKFDDQDYLYDLGEIDLNISGCMNACGHHHIGHIGILGVDKKGQEFYQICLGGSQDRDASIAKILGPSFSQEDVPNVIETILNLYVEQRTEEETFLDTYRRIGLDPFKEKVYAK
- a CDS encoding electron transfer flavoprotein subunit alpha/FixB family protein, producing MSILILAEHDNVSIKGATLSTVACANAIGGDVVVLVAGSDCAAAGTAAAAIAGVSKVLVADNAAYANQLAENVSLLVAELGKDYSHILAAATTTGKNILPRAAALLDVAQISEIIAVESADTFKRPIYAGNVIETVQTADAIKVITVRTTAFDAVAAEGGSAAVETVASAHDAALSSFVGEEVAVSDRPELTSAGVIISGGRGMQNGENFAMLERVADKLGAAVGASRAAVDAGFVPNDMQVGQTGKIVAPDLYIAVGISGAIQHLAGMKDSKVIVAINKDEDAPIFQVADYGLVADLFDAVPELENAL
- a CDS encoding cation:proton antiporter — its product is MDTSSITFAFFLIFSGAAVLASVALYTRQPMLIAYIILGALIGPYGLAYVTDLQLLSDIAQFGIIFLLFLLGLDMQPQALLSTLKKASWVAIISSVVFAAIGYAVAWLFGFIHAEAMVIGAAMMFSSTIIGIKLLPTTVLHHRHMGEMMIGLLLIQDVIAIFVLLILLSGDVGEFDLMILGKTIIALPLFIAFAVLFVKYILLNLIQKFDRFHEYIFLLAIGWCLGLAEAAHAVGLSAEIGAFIAGISLATSPISQYIAVNLKPLRDFFLVLFFFSLGARFDLTLLADILVPAAVLAVLILLIKPITYYGLLRNVSERKLLAWDIGFRLGQISEFSLLIAYVAAGTSLIGTEASHLIQATAIITFIISSYIVIFNCMTPIAVSDKLRRD
- a CDS encoding methionine synthase, with amino-acid sequence MSEQQSNLNDGINDAIAATAIIALVVVTVTYWLSGMPS
- a CDS encoding DUF934 domain-containing protein; the protein is MPNKIIKDGAVIDDQWQLLAADATEIPAGAVIIPLALWNTHKDQLAGREQLGIWLDSDESPKLIASSLEQFQLIAINFPAFADGRGFSYGRELRETHHYCGELRAIGGIIRDQLYFLKRCGFNSFAVSNTDLDAALSSFTDFSNSYQAAIDQPEPLFRRR